In Xylanibacter ruminicola 23, a single genomic region encodes these proteins:
- a CDS encoding YihY/virulence factor BrkB family protein: protein MTLKKIYRTLVLTIRFFTTKRVMTQASALTYSTLLAIVPILAVIFAIARGFGYNKYIEIWFRDALSSQPQVADILTDFVNSYLIHTQSGIFLGVGLLFMLYTVLMLVNNVEETFNEIWQVSNARPIMRSLTNYMAMFFVFPIIIVVSMGLSIFMATIAQHTDGVVILGRAVRYLLDFSPYLLLSLLFVGLYVYMPNTDVKIKSAIVPGILSGVAMQLLQLFYIHSQIWVTGYNAIYGSFAALPLFMLWLQISWTICLFGAQLTFTNQNLDRIGINLDEINMHPLVDMTDDETNEAARALYSDRLDSL from the coding sequence ATGACACTCAAAAAGATATACCGTACACTTGTTCTCACCATTCGTTTCTTTACTACGAAACGAGTGATGACGCAGGCGTCGGCTCTTACTTACAGCACCTTGCTGGCCATCGTACCCATCCTGGCGGTTATCTTTGCCATTGCCCGCGGCTTTGGTTATAATAAGTATATCGAGATATGGTTTCGCGATGCCTTATCGTCGCAGCCGCAGGTGGCCGATATCCTGACCGACTTTGTCAACAGTTACCTCATCCACACGCAGAGTGGTATCTTCCTGGGTGTGGGCTTGCTGTTTATGCTCTACACGGTGTTGATGCTGGTAAACAATGTTGAGGAAACGTTTAACGAGATATGGCAGGTAAGCAATGCGCGCCCCATTATGCGATCGCTTACCAATTATATGGCCATGTTCTTTGTATTCCCCATCATCATTGTGGTGTCGATGGGTCTTTCCATCTTCATGGCCACCATTGCGCAGCATACCGATGGTGTGGTTATCTTGGGTCGCGCTGTACGCTATCTGCTCGATTTCTCACCTTATCTGCTGCTCTCTCTGCTGTTTGTAGGTCTTTACGTATATATGCCCAATACCGACGTAAAGATTAAAAGCGCCATTGTGCCAGGCATCCTGTCGGGTGTGGCCATGCAGCTGCTGCAGTTGTTCTACATCCACTCGCAGATTTGGGTAACAGGTTACAACGCCATCTACGGATCGTTTGCCGCCCTGCCATTGTTTATGCTGTGGCTGCAGATATCGTGGACCATCTGTTTGTTTGGTGCACAGCTCACGTTTACCAACCAGAATCTGGATCGTATTGGTATCAACCTCGATGAGATTAACATGCATCCGCTGGTTGATATGACCGATGACGAAACAAACGAAGCGGCCAGAGCATTATACTCCGACCGCCTCGATTCACTTTGA